The sequence below is a genomic window from Cicer arietinum cultivar CDC Frontier isolate Library 1 chromosome 6, Cicar.CDCFrontier_v2.0, whole genome shotgun sequence.
attcttttgaaaaaactaTCACTCATCTCCTTTTTGGAtagttaaaatttttgaaaaattaaaaagaatattgaaacttaaatgaatataaaatttttgaaaaaccatatttttttaaaaaatttaaattttggatgaatagtttttccaaaaatttaaaaagttttaaaaatatggatgaatgttaactttcaaaatataattttttttaaagtttaaaataaaattcaaaactttcgatgattgtgaaatttctaaaatacaatatttttgaaaatttaaataaatattaaaactttagatgaatatgaaatttttgaaatgcaaatttttcaaaaatttaaaaaaaattaaaactttgtataaatataaaacatcttAAATGCaacttttccatttttttttacaaaaaaattgaaaatttagataAATCGCAACCGTTAAAATgcaattcttttaaatttttttaaaaaaatttgaaaacttgaaatcgtcaaatattaataatttcaaaattttttattataagtaaTAGGGGTAAAATAGCAGTCACCCCAATCTTTTCTTCAGCTGGGCCAGATTGAGTTAGGATTAAGAGCTCGTTAagatttatttatgaaaaatttcccttgtacCCCCACACTTTGCCTTTTACccccaaaaaaatttaaaaatgacaaaactaccctcaatttttttcaccattttgtaAATGACTATTATACCggaaatgtaaatatttttttcaccattttgtcACAACCCCAGCCGTAAAACAGATTTCCGGTAAGTGGCAGTTTTTCGGTAACTACCGGAATACTTGAaacaagatttccggtacagagtaaagtaccggaaatgttaaaactgagttttccggtacagagtaTAGTACCGGAAATGTTTAAACTGACTTTTCCGGTACATAAGAGAAAAtttgtgtaccggaaatcttggtTGGCAAGTATTCCGGTACAGTAGTAGgttccggaaaacttcatttttgagttttccggtacagaccatatttttttaatttttttttaagttttttaatttttttttaattttttttaaatgttaacagaTATGGATAATCCACTACTATTAATGGACAAAACATGCgtcgatactacaaatatttttgacacagatcaggtatgaataaatatatttaatattaatattataaaaatatatttttgtgattaattataattattttatttcagatatttgattcaaGGGATACTGTTGTGAAATGGGCAAAAGaaattggtataaaaaataaagttaccgTTATTATCAGAAGATCAGATATAGAGACGGGTGAGAAAGGacggagaaataaattaatattaggttgtgacaaagggggaaaatacaagtgtgctgctagttctattcgaagttcaacaaaaaaatgtgattgtcctttcaagcttagatcaaaaccattaaaagatggttcaggatggatagttaaagtaatttgtggaattcacaaccatgaattacctgatactttggaggggcatgcatatgttgggcgcttaaatgaagaagatagaaagcatgttcatgaattaacaaaatataatgttgcaccgagacacatattactctcattgcaagaccgagataagagtaatgttactaagatctcacaaatatataaacagagaAGTATCATTCGATTGCGcgtgagaggtaatagaacagagatgcaacatttattcaagttaattgaagatgcaaaatatgtgtgctggaatagaaagcgtgaagactccgatgttatgagagatattttttgggcgcatccagattcagtgaagttgttgaatttgtttccgattgtgttgattatggacagtacctacaaaaccaataaatacagaatgccattacttgaaattgttggtatgacatcaacagagaaaacatttgtagttgggtttgcttatttggaatgtgagagggaagaaaacttttgttgggcattagagagactaaaagatttgtttgttacacaaaataaattccctCAAGTAATTGTGACAGACAGAGATCTTGCGTTAATGAATGCAGTTGGCATTGTGTTTCCACATGCTGTTAATTTACTTTGTCGATTTCATatcgaaaaaaatgttggagcaaaatgcaagcaatatgtcttaaaggatagacaagagtcaatattgaatatgtggaaagaCATTATGTATTGTAGTAATGAAAAAGAGTATATGATGCGCTTGCATATGTTTGAACAATCATGTGTTGATACTaaagtgtttgttgattatgtcaaagaaacttggttgactccacataaggaaagatttgttgaagcatggacaaataaagtgatgcatttggggaacacaacgactaacaggtatttaatataattttattatatattgttgaattttacAGGGTTGAGTCGGCTCACtggaaactgaagttaatgttagaaaatagcatgagtgatttgtgtaaatgttgggaggctatgaacaacatgataaggttacaacataaaagaatcagagcctcgtttcaaaaaagtttttatgatgaagagcatgAGCACAGAAATCCATTTTATCAGAGATTGAATACATTTGTATCAACAGAAGCTCAAAGACGTATTGCTGAAGAATACGACAAAGTTGAGTGGGTGGGTACTGACAAATCTATATGTGGGTGTTCTCTGAGAAGGACATACGGATTACCTTGTGCTTGTGAATTgggacaatataaattaatgggtgaaccaattcctctagattctgtgcatattcaatggagaaaattaagcatggaaTGTGAACTCACTCAAGACACAGAAGATGGATCAGAGTTGGATATGTCTACTGAGATGAATGCCTTATGGAAACGCTTTCGATCACTTGATGTTATTGGGAAACGAGTGATTAATAAAGTAACCGacattacaataattaataaaataactattcaGAGACGGGTGAGTCtaacataacaataattaataaagtaaccgacattacaataattaataaaataactaacataaagtgttcataaaataaCCGACATAATAATAGTTCATCAaaagtgttcataaaataaCCTACATAACAACAGTTACAAAAGTGTTACTACTAACTAGTGCGACTACGTGATAAATACAAAGCTTTATAAAAGTGCCTATACAACTCATCATCTGGACTAGCTTGATGTTCACTCAACCCCTGCTGTATAAGATCACCGATCTGCTGTAGGATAGGTGGCGGCTGTGAACTAGAAGCATCTGCACTGGTGGGCGGTACACTATAACGTGGGACCTGAGGTACACCATCTGGTCGCACCAGCAGTGGATGAGACACCTGATAGAACCACTCCAAATATCCATCTTCACACTCAGATGGATATGTAGCTGGACGAAGCTTGGGAAATAGCTCTGTCACTGGCGTCACATATCCCAACCATTCCACATCTACATCAAATAATCTAGCAGGATCTGGAAGTGGCGGTGAAGGAATATACTGGATATATCCGAATTGTCTCAAACACCTCTCTGGTAGATATTTCGCTACAGTGCTGCATAATCGAATGTGACCAGTATAAAGTGTGATATCATCAAAAGGAATGACACCCCTGTGATTCTCCCATGGTCTCCATATAACATCTGCAGGTGTCAATGCATCAATAATACTTCTGTATTCGTGGACCTTATGCTTGCCTTGCTTATAGCACCATCTATTCATTCGGGCAAAACATTCCACGTCAGCACCCTGATCACCTCTATTACAAATATTCGGAAAATATTCGTAAATCCAGCactgttacaaataaaaatattaaataattaatactaacaattaaatacaacataaataaattaaataaataattaacaattaatactaaaatataattgatacctGAAGCAACGTCATGTATCCACCTAGCTGTTTGGTGTCATAATAGCAGGCATCTGAGAGGTAGTCATAAAGCACCACTAGTGCAGCAGTAC
It includes:
- the LOC101500945 gene encoding uncharacterized protein; the protein is MNPPERIRPTASRRRRRMIIEDDDEGHNDQGEPSTVHEEDVVHEHMVHEQVDVHEQEEAAPAHEGEHMEEEHDGAEGPGELTRYPGGPYDLSVLTRYRYHVSARLWFGECWIYEYFPNICNRGDQGADVECFARMNRWCYKQGKHKVHEYRSIIDALTPADVIWRPWENHRGVIPFDDITLYTGHIRLCSTVAKYLPERCLRQFGYIQYIPSPPLPDPARLFDVDVEWLGYVTPVTELFPKLRPATYPSECEDGYLEWFYQVSHPLLVRPDGVPQVPRYSVPPTSADASSSQPPPILQQIGDLIQQGLSEHQASPDDELYRHFYKALYLSRSRTS